From the genome of Solidesulfovibrio carbinolicus, one region includes:
- the rplI gene encoding 50S ribosomal protein L9 encodes MELILRADVENLGRLGDKVSVKPGYGRNYLIPQGLAMLATPANLRRFENESKKLQAKRDALIADAKGLADRLAEIAIIIEVRVGEGAKLYGSVTTAIIADKLAELGFDIDRKKIVLAEPIRSLGHYDVPVKLLPELRGSVKVSVVRQGGPEDEEIAEAAPVAEARAEADGNSTEETA; translated from the coding sequence ATGGAACTCATTTTGCGCGCGGACGTGGAAAATCTGGGCCGCCTTGGCGATAAAGTCTCGGTCAAGCCCGGTTACGGCCGCAACTATCTGATCCCCCAGGGCCTGGCCATGTTGGCCACGCCAGCCAATCTGCGCCGTTTCGAAAACGAGAGCAAGAAGCTCCAGGCCAAGCGTGACGCCCTGATCGCCGACGCCAAGGGCCTGGCCGACCGTCTGGCCGAAATCGCCATCATCATTGAAGTGCGCGTGGGCGAAGGCGCCAAGCTGTACGGCTCCGTCACCACCGCCATCATCGCCGATAAGCTGGCCGAACTCGGTTTCGACATCGACCGCAAGAAGATCGTTCTGGCCGAACCCATCCGGTCCCTTGGCCACTACGATGTGCCCGTGAAGCTCCTGCCCGAGCTGCGCGGTTCCGTGAAGGTCTCGGTGGTGCGCCAGGGCGGCCCCGAGGATGAAGAAATCGCCGAAGCCGCTCCGGTGGCCGAAGCCCGGGCCGAAGCCGATGGAAACTCCACGGAAGAAACCGCGTAA
- a CDS encoding TlyA family RNA methyltransferase — MAKVKARADQLVRDQGLADDPERAKRLIMAGQVLFIDSGGRERPVDKPGRMFGAETVFVLKQGERYVSRGGGKLETAMEAFGLDVTGLVALDAGASTGGFTDCLLQHGAIRVYAVDVGTAQLHEKLRADARVVSMENVNLRHAPADLLPEPVDVVVADVSFISLTKVLPSCLQYLKPGGFVAALIKPQFELSPDKIGKGGVVREEAFQQEAVELVAGFARDALGLSLRGVVPSKVKGPKGNQEYLAVFDRPAG, encoded by the coding sequence ATGGCGAAAGTAAAGGCCCGGGCCGACCAGCTTGTCCGCGACCAGGGGCTGGCGGACGACCCGGAGCGGGCCAAGCGGCTCATTATGGCCGGCCAGGTGCTGTTCATTGATTCAGGCGGCCGGGAGAGGCCGGTGGACAAGCCCGGGCGCATGTTCGGGGCCGAGACCGTGTTTGTGCTCAAGCAGGGCGAGCGTTACGTCAGCCGGGGCGGGGGCAAGCTTGAAACGGCCATGGAAGCCTTCGGCCTGGACGTCACGGGGCTGGTCGCCCTGGACGCCGGGGCGTCCACGGGCGGCTTCACGGACTGTCTGCTCCAGCACGGCGCGATAAGGGTCTACGCCGTGGACGTGGGCACGGCCCAGCTTCATGAAAAGCTGCGGGCCGATGCGCGCGTCGTGTCCATGGAAAACGTCAATCTGCGCCATGCCCCGGCCGATCTGCTTCCCGAACCGGTGGATGTGGTGGTGGCCGACGTGTCGTTTATCTCGCTGACCAAGGTCTTGCCGTCCTGCCTGCAGTATTTGAAACCGGGCGGTTTCGTGGCGGCCCTGATAAAACCCCAGTTCGAGCTGTCGCCGGACAAGATCGGCAAGGGCGGCGTGGTGCGCGAAGAAGCCTTTCAGCAGGAAGCGGTGGAGCTGGTGGCGGGCTTTGCCCGCGACGCGCTGGGGTTGTCGCTTCGCGGCGTAGTCCCGTCCAAGGTCAAGGGACCCAAAGGCAACCAGGAGTATCTGGCGGTGTTTGACCGGCCGGCGGGGTGA
- a CDS encoding phenylacetate--CoA ligase family protein, producing the protein MDCYDAAEALSRPEIAQLQIGRLRRSLAQAAQSPFYARRFAEVGFDPESVHSLDDVGRIPFTTKQDLRDSYPDAMLALPHSEMVRMHASSGTTGTPTVIYHTQKDLDWWASLMARCMYMVGLRRTDVFQNMSGYGLFTGGLGIHYGAEKLGCLTIPAGAGNSHRQIKLLTDFKVTGIHIIPSYALYLHSIFAEIGVDPRDLPLRVALVGAEPYTEEARGRLQELYGIKAYNSYGLSEMNGPGVAFECQEQNGMHVWEDAYLAEIVDPATGEPVAEGELGELVMTTLGREGMPVIRYRTRDMTRFLPGQCPCGRAHRRIDRLHGRCDDMLIIKGVNIFPMQIERVLMAMPEVGQDYQIVLERDGYIDNIRVRVEIRDEFFVEDMRQLGALQKRIAARLRDEILVTPKVELVERNSLPKTEGKASRVVDKRESGA; encoded by the coding sequence GTGGATTGCTACGATGCCGCCGAGGCCCTTTCCCGGCCCGAGATCGCCCAACTGCAGATCGGCCGGCTGCGCCGTTCCCTGGCCCAGGCAGCCCAATCGCCGTTTTACGCCCGCCGTTTTGCCGAGGTCGGGTTTGATCCCGAATCCGTCCATTCCCTGGACGACGTGGGCCGCATCCCCTTTACCACCAAGCAAGACCTGCGCGACAGCTACCCCGACGCCATGTTGGCCCTGCCGCACAGCGAGATGGTGCGGATGCACGCCTCCTCCGGCACCACCGGCACGCCGACGGTCATCTACCACACCCAGAAGGACCTGGACTGGTGGGCTTCGCTCATGGCCCGCTGCATGTACATGGTTGGGCTGAGGCGCACCGACGTTTTTCAGAACATGTCCGGCTACGGGCTTTTCACCGGCGGCCTTGGCATCCACTACGGCGCGGAAAAGCTCGGCTGTCTGACCATCCCGGCCGGAGCCGGCAACAGCCACCGCCAGATCAAGCTCCTCACCGACTTCAAGGTCACGGGCATCCACATCATTCCGTCCTATGCCCTGTATCTGCATTCCATCTTCGCCGAGATCGGCGTCGATCCCCGCGACCTGCCCCTGCGCGTCGCCCTGGTCGGGGCCGAGCCCTACACCGAAGAAGCCCGGGGACGCCTCCAGGAGCTCTACGGCATCAAGGCCTACAACTCCTACGGCCTGTCCGAAATGAACGGGCCGGGCGTGGCCTTTGAGTGCCAGGAGCAAAACGGCATGCACGTCTGGGAGGACGCCTACCTGGCCGAGATCGTCGATCCGGCCACGGGCGAACCGGTGGCCGAGGGCGAACTCGGCGAACTGGTCATGACCACCCTTGGCCGTGAAGGCATGCCCGTCATCCGCTACCGCACCCGGGACATGACCCGTTTCCTGCCCGGACAGTGCCCCTGCGGTCGGGCCCATCGCCGCATCGACCGCTTGCACGGGCGCTGCGACGACATGCTCATCATAAAGGGCGTCAACATCTTCCCCATGCAGATCGAGCGGGTGCTCATGGCCATGCCCGAGGTGGGCCAGGACTACCAGATCGTGCTGGAGCGCGACGGCTACATCGATAACATCCGGGTACGAGTGGAAATCCGCGACGAGTTCTTCGTCGAGGACATGCGCCAGCTCGGGGCCTTGCAAAAACGCATCGCCGCCCGGCTTCGCGACGAGATCCTGGTCACGCCCAAGGTGGAGCTGGTGGAGCGCAACAGCTTGCCCAAGACCGAGGGCAAGGCCTCGCGGGTGGTGGACAAGCGGGAGAGCGGGGCGTGA
- the thrC gene encoding threonine synthase, which produces MITTSDFPKYRGKMEYVCLGCQARFDIRELYYTCPHCGGVFLLEDTTFDSLLEYPASYWQGLFDKRASSRSTALRGVLRFYELMAPVMEEQDIVYLGEGHTPIVSANAALTEMVGVPFAYKNDGQNPSASFKDRGMACAFSYLKHLVRVNGWDSVLTVCASTGDTSAAAALYAAYVGGPIKSVVILPKGKVTPQQLAQPLGSGATVIEVPGVFDDCMKVVEHLADNYRVALLNSKNAWRILGQESYAFEVAQWYGWDTYRKCVFVPIGNAGNVTAIMGGFLKLKKLGIIRSLPRIFGVQSHHADPVFQYYDEADPAKREFRAVPVTPSAAQAAMIGNPVSFPRVAHFAKEYEKIGGPGSFQVVQVTEQAIVEGMLLANRHGHISCTQGGECLAGLQKAKELGLIEASEEAILDATAHHLKFIGFQEMYFEDSFPAAYGVKADSKYVNRPRSIMTDADKAALTPEDYTAKAASAIVESLGLARK; this is translated from the coding sequence ATGATTACGACGAGCGATTTTCCCAAATACCGGGGCAAGATGGAGTACGTCTGCCTGGGCTGCCAGGCCCGGTTCGACATTCGCGAACTCTACTACACCTGCCCCCACTGCGGCGGCGTGTTCCTGCTTGAGGACACCACCTTCGACAGCCTGCTTGAATACCCGGCCAGCTACTGGCAGGGCCTTTTCGACAAGCGCGCCTCTTCGCGTTCCACGGCCCTGCGCGGCGTGCTGCGGTTTTATGAGCTCATGGCCCCGGTCATGGAGGAACAGGACATCGTCTACCTGGGCGAGGGCCATACGCCCATCGTTAGCGCCAACGCCGCCCTGACCGAGATGGTCGGCGTACCGTTTGCCTATAAAAACGACGGCCAAAACCCCAGCGCCTCCTTCAAGGACCGGGGCATGGCCTGCGCGTTCAGCTATTTGAAGCATCTCGTGCGGGTCAACGGCTGGGATTCGGTCCTGACCGTGTGCGCCTCCACCGGCGACACCTCGGCCGCCGCCGCGCTCTACGCCGCCTATGTCGGCGGCCCCATCAAGTCCGTGGTCATCCTGCCCAAGGGCAAGGTGACGCCCCAGCAACTGGCCCAGCCCCTGGGCAGCGGGGCCACGGTCATCGAAGTGCCCGGCGTCTTCGACGACTGCATGAAGGTCGTCGAGCATCTGGCCGACAACTACCGCGTGGCGCTGCTCAATTCCAAAAACGCCTGGCGCATCCTCGGCCAGGAATCCTACGCCTTCGAAGTGGCCCAGTGGTACGGCTGGGACACCTACCGCAAATGCGTGTTCGTGCCCATCGGCAACGCCGGCAACGTCACGGCCATCATGGGCGGCTTTTTAAAGCTCAAAAAGCTCGGCATCATCCGCTCCCTGCCGCGCATCTTCGGCGTGCAGTCCCACCACGCCGACCCGGTCTTCCAGTATTACGACGAGGCCGATCCGGCCAAACGCGAGTTTAGGGCCGTGCCCGTCACCCCCAGCGCCGCCCAGGCGGCCATGATCGGCAACCCGGTGTCGTTTCCGCGCGTGGCCCATTTCGCCAAGGAATACGAAAAGATCGGCGGCCCCGGCAGCTTCCAGGTGGTGCAGGTCACCGAGCAGGCCATCGTCGAAGGCATGCTTCTGGCCAACCGCCACGGCCACATCAGTTGCACCCAGGGCGGCGAATGCCTGGCCGGCCTGCAAAAGGCCAAGGAACTCGGGCTTATCGAAGCCTCCGAAGAGGCCATCCTCGACGCCACCGCCCACCACCTCAAATTCATCGGCTTCCAGGAAATGTACTTTGAGGACAGCTTCCCCGCCGCCTACGGCGTCAAGGCCGACTCCAAGTACGTCAACCGGCCGCGCTCCATCATGACCGACGCCGACAAGGCGGCGCTGACTCCCGAAGACTACACCGCCAAGGCCGCCTCGGCCATTGTCGAAAGCTTGGGCTTGGCGCGTAAATGA
- a CDS encoding nitroreductase family protein, giving the protein MSVKDAIAARHSVRAFAKEPLTTEQIHELLEAGRNAPSSLNSQPWRFKVVTDPADLAWFGTSQASRKQAWLGSVPAIIVCCADLEHYVKDSQSAAFFYRDNKIIDGEPMDGIDAYVAREAAKEEAAKFGACAMNVALAVSFMMLRATEMGLGTCWIGMFDEANIKAKLALPAGWRVVNLLAVGRPDEPVVYPRKRKSLEEILLK; this is encoded by the coding sequence ATGTCCGTCAAAGACGCCATCGCCGCGCGCCACAGCGTGCGCGCCTTTGCCAAGGAACCGCTGACCACCGAACAAATACACGAATTGCTGGAAGCCGGCCGCAACGCCCCCTCCAGCCTCAATTCCCAGCCCTGGCGCTTTAAGGTCGTCACCGATCCGGCCGACCTGGCCTGGTTCGGCACCAGCCAGGCCAGCCGCAAGCAGGCCTGGCTCGGCAGCGTGCCGGCCATCATCGTCTGCTGCGCCGACCTTGAACACTACGTCAAGGATTCCCAGTCGGCCGCCTTTTTCTACCGCGACAACAAGATCATCGACGGCGAGCCCATGGACGGCATCGACGCCTACGTGGCCCGGGAAGCGGCCAAGGAAGAGGCGGCGAAATTCGGCGCCTGCGCCATGAACGTAGCCCTGGCCGTGTCGTTCATGATGCTGCGGGCCACCGAAATGGGCCTTGGAACTTGTTGGATCGGCATGTTCGACGAGGCCAACATCAAGGCGAAGCTGGCCCTTCCGGCCGGCTGGCGGGTGGTCAATCTGCTGGCCGTGGGGCGGCCCGACGAGCCGGTGGTCTATCCGCGAAAACGCAAGAGCCTTGAAGAGATTCTCCTGAAATAA
- the rpsR gene encoding 30S ribosomal protein S18: MAFKKKFTPKKKFCRFCANKNLPVDYKRPDILKDFITDRGKIIARRITGTCAKCQRRLTLEIKRARQMALLYYTATHSAEHLKKM; encoded by the coding sequence ATGGCCTTTAAGAAAAAGTTCACCCCGAAAAAGAAGTTCTGCCGTTTTTGCGCCAACAAGAACCTGCCCGTTGATTACAAGCGTCCGGACATCCTGAAGGATTTCATCACGGATCGCGGCAAGATCATCGCCCGGCGCATCACCGGCACCTGCGCTAAGTGCCAGCGTCGCCTGACCCTTGAGATCAAGCGCGCCCGCCAGATGGCCCTCTTGTACTACACGGCCACGCACAGCGCCGAACACCTGAAGAAGATGTAA
- a CDS encoding malate synthase G — MTERVAVAGLSVEKTLYDVFAGDILPATGIAAEAFFAALAGLVAELGPKNRELLAKRDVMQAAVDVWHNERRGQPHDPDAYDCFLTGIGYLLPEGPDFAIETTGVDPEIATIAGPQLVVPVTNARYAVNAVNARWGSLYDALYGTDVIPETGGAVKGPGYNPERGAAVVAYAASFLDMAVPLAFGRHAEVTAYAVLDGVLTVTFADGRMTGLARLDQFAGYAGPAKAPTAVVLVKNGLHVELRFDRSHPVGAASPSGLKDVVLESALTTILDCEDSVAVVDGPDKAAAYRNLLGLFRGELEAAFEKGGKTLTRAMANDKTFTAPDGGALRLPGRSLMLVRNVGHLMTTDAVLDAAGEEIPEGFLDALATAAVALHDQRDLGKKRNSRHGSVYIVKPKMHGPEEVAFACEIFERVERALSMPPRTLKIGIMDEERRTSLNLKECVRAAKDRIIFINTGFLDRTGDEIHTVMEAGPVVGKNAMRSQAWMAAYEDGNVDVGLSCGFSGKGQIGKGMWAKPDRMAEMVAAKIDHPKAGANCAWVPSPTAATLHAMHYHAVDVFARQRELAGRTPANRLDLLKLPVLPAGEGPSPEDKKREIETNCQSILGYVSRWVDQGIGCSKVPDLDDVGLMEDRATLRISSQHLANWLRHGLCTPEEVEATLARMAAVVDRQNALDPAYRPMAADTENSLAYKAAWELIFEGINQPNGYTEPILTARRRQAKARG; from the coding sequence ATGACCGAGCGCGTGGCCGTTGCCGGCCTGTCCGTTGAAAAGACCCTGTACGATGTTTTCGCGGGGGACATCCTGCCCGCCACCGGCATCGCCGCCGAAGCTTTTTTTGCCGCCCTGGCCGGCCTTGTGGCCGAGCTGGGCCCAAAAAATCGGGAGCTGCTGGCCAAGCGCGACGTCATGCAGGCCGCCGTCGACGTCTGGCACAACGAGCGACGCGGCCAGCCCCACGATCCCGACGCCTACGACTGCTTTTTGACCGGCATCGGCTACCTGCTGCCCGAAGGGCCGGATTTTGCCATAGAAACCACCGGTGTTGATCCCGAGATTGCCACCATCGCCGGACCCCAGCTCGTGGTTCCCGTCACCAACGCCCGCTACGCCGTCAACGCCGTCAACGCCCGCTGGGGCAGCCTTTACGACGCGCTCTACGGCACGGACGTCATCCCCGAGACCGGCGGCGCGGTGAAGGGACCGGGCTATAATCCCGAACGCGGCGCGGCGGTTGTCGCCTACGCCGCCTCCTTTTTGGACATGGCCGTGCCCCTGGCCTTTGGCCGCCATGCCGAGGTGACGGCCTACGCCGTCCTGGACGGCGTCCTGACCGTCACTTTCGCCGACGGCCGTATGACGGGCCTGGCCCGCCTCGACCAGTTCGCCGGCTACGCCGGCCCGGCCAAGGCCCCCACGGCCGTGGTCCTGGTCAAAAACGGTTTGCACGTCGAACTGCGCTTCGACCGTTCCCACCCAGTGGGCGCGGCCAGCCCTTCGGGACTGAAAGACGTGGTCCTGGAATCGGCATTGACCACCATTCTCGACTGCGAGGATTCCGTGGCCGTGGTGGACGGCCCGGACAAGGCTGCGGCCTACCGCAATCTGCTGGGGCTTTTTCGAGGCGAACTGGAAGCGGCCTTTGAAAAGGGCGGCAAGACCCTGACCCGGGCCATGGCCAACGACAAGACGTTCACCGCCCCGGACGGCGGCGCGCTCCGGCTTCCCGGCCGCAGCCTCATGCTTGTGCGCAACGTCGGCCACCTGATGACCACCGACGCCGTGCTGGACGCGGCCGGCGAGGAGATTCCCGAAGGTTTCCTCGACGCCCTGGCCACCGCCGCCGTGGCCCTGCACGACCAGCGCGACCTGGGCAAGAAACGCAATTCCCGCCATGGCAGCGTCTACATCGTCAAACCCAAGATGCACGGCCCCGAGGAAGTCGCTTTTGCCTGTGAAATTTTCGAGCGGGTGGAGCGGGCGCTTTCCATGCCGCCGCGTACGCTCAAAATCGGGATCATGGACGAGGAGCGGCGCACGTCGCTCAATCTCAAGGAATGCGTGCGCGCCGCAAAGGATCGCATCATTTTCATCAATACGGGCTTTCTGGACCGCACCGGCGACGAGATCCACACCGTCATGGAAGCCGGACCGGTGGTCGGCAAAAACGCCATGCGCTCCCAGGCCTGGATGGCCGCCTACGAGGACGGCAACGTGGACGTGGGCCTTTCCTGCGGCTTTTCCGGCAAGGGGCAGATCGGCAAGGGCATGTGGGCCAAGCCGGACCGCATGGCCGAGATGGTGGCGGCCAAGATCGACCACCCAAAGGCCGGAGCCAACTGCGCCTGGGTGCCTTCGCCCACGGCGGCCACGCTGCACGCCATGCACTACCACGCCGTGGACGTTTTCGCCCGCCAGCGCGAACTGGCCGGGCGCACACCGGCCAACCGCCTCGACCTGCTCAAATTGCCGGTGTTGCCGGCCGGAGAAGGTCCTTCCCCCGAGGACAAGAAGCGGGAGATCGAGACCAACTGCCAAAGCATCCTCGGCTACGTGTCGCGTTGGGTGGACCAGGGCATCGGCTGCTCCAAGGTCCCGGACCTCGACGACGTGGGCCTCATGGAAGACCGGGCCACGTTGCGCATCTCCAGCCAGCACCTGGCCAATTGGCTGCGCCATGGCCTGTGCACGCCCGAGGAGGTGGAGGCGACGCTGGCGCGCATGGCCGCCGTGGTCGACCGCCAAAACGCCCTGGACCCGGCCTACCGGCCCATGGCCGCCGACACGGAAAATTCCCTGGCCTACAAGGCTGCCTGGGAGCTCATTTTTGAGGGGATAAATCAGCCAAACGGCTACACCGAACCTATCCTCACCGCCCGCCGCCGCCAGGCCAAGGCCCGGGGCTAG
- a CDS encoding sigma-54 interaction domain-containing protein, producing MKRPLDPFPGDEASAFALENVADAVFAVDRDFIVRYCNLAAAEVARCAPEEAIGRTCREVFGVKNCRTVCVLRQSMDEARAIANRIVTLKRTGCPEVPVSISAAPIWAMGGTVIGGVQVFRDLSGGGFVSRLAGLQPLDDFGTRDPQLSEIVRMLPQIAQSDSTVLLLGESGTGKELFARAIHKLSQRHGGPFVAVNCGALPEQLMESELFGYKSGAFTDARKDKPGRFALAEAGTLFLDEIGDLPYAMQAKILRALQERAFEPLGGVETVPADVRVVAATNRDLGRMVAEGTFRQDLFYRLSVVVIRIPALRDRLDDVPLLTERLLGRCRMAVSKNIETVSPEAMARLMRHDYPGNIRELENIIEYAAILCQGQTIELCHLPEHLRGEAGACPPRAGRTMAEIRFQAASDAVDRHGGNRNAACRELGISKDTLRRILGRRDADD from the coding sequence ATGAAAAGACCCCTTGATCCATTTCCCGGCGACGAAGCCAGCGCCTTTGCCCTGGAAAACGTGGCTGACGCCGTATTTGCCGTGGACCGTGATTTCATCGTCCGTTACTGCAACCTGGCCGCCGCCGAGGTGGCCCGTTGCGCCCCGGAGGAGGCCATAGGCCGCACCTGCCGCGAGGTGTTTGGCGTCAAGAACTGCCGCACGGTCTGCGTGTTGCGCCAGAGCATGGACGAGGCGCGCGCCATCGCCAACCGCATCGTGACCTTAAAACGCACGGGCTGTCCGGAAGTGCCGGTCAGCATCAGCGCCGCGCCCATCTGGGCCATGGGCGGCACGGTCATCGGCGGGGTGCAGGTTTTTCGTGATCTCTCGGGCGGCGGCTTCGTCAGCCGCTTGGCCGGCTTGCAACCCTTGGACGACTTCGGCACGCGCGATCCCCAACTGTCGGAGATCGTGCGGATGTTGCCGCAGATCGCCCAAAGCGACTCCACCGTGCTGCTCCTTGGCGAGTCCGGCACGGGCAAGGAGCTTTTCGCCCGGGCCATCCACAAGCTGTCCCAGCGCCATGGCGGGCCGTTCGTGGCCGTCAACTGCGGGGCGCTGCCTGAGCAGCTCATGGAGTCCGAACTTTTCGGCTACAAATCCGGGGCGTTCACCGACGCGCGCAAGGACAAGCCCGGCCGGTTCGCCCTGGCCGAGGCGGGCACGCTGTTTCTCGACGAGATCGGCGATCTGCCCTACGCCATGCAGGCCAAGATTTTGCGCGCCTTGCAGGAGCGCGCTTTCGAGCCGCTGGGGGGCGTGGAGACCGTGCCGGCCGACGTGCGGGTGGTGGCCGCCACCAACCGCGACCTGGGCCGCATGGTGGCCGAGGGAACCTTCCGCCAGGATCTTTTTTATCGGCTAAGCGTGGTGGTCATCCGCATTCCGGCCCTGCGCGACCGTTTGGACGACGTGCCGCTTTTGACGGAACGGCTCCTGGGACGTTGCCGCATGGCCGTCAGCAAGAACATCGAGACGGTCAGCCCCGAGGCCATGGCGCGGCTTATGCGCCACGACTATCCGGGCAACATTCGGGAACTGGAAAACATCATCGAATACGCGGCCATCCTCTGCCAAGGTCAGACCATCGAACTGTGCCATCTGCCCGAACATCTGCGCGGCGAGGCCGGGGCCTGTCCGCCCCGGGCCGGGCGCACCATGGCCGAAATCCGCTTCCAGGCGGCCAGCGACGCGGTGGATCGCCATGGCGGCAACCGCAACGCCGCCTGCCGCGAACTGGGCATTTCCAAGGACACCTTGCGCCGGATTTTGGGGCGTCGCGATGCGGACGATTAA
- a CDS encoding DUF456 domain-containing protein — protein MSLVALAVFLLVLLGCLTLHVFGLPGNWALLGLVILWDVFHPELHLGFGFYALLVCVALAGEAVELFAQLFGAKRYGASGKGNLGGFLGAFGGALCGAPFFLGLGALFGAVAGAFFGCYMFERLHGRDDAEARRAALGALYGKVFGLTAKVACGVVMWTASARELWPA, from the coding sequence GTGAGCCTTGTCGCCCTGGCCGTTTTCCTCCTGGTCCTGCTCGGCTGCCTGACGCTCCACGTCTTTGGCCTGCCGGGCAACTGGGCGCTTCTGGGCCTGGTCATCCTGTGGGATGTGTTCCACCCGGAACTGCATCTGGGATTTGGGTTTTACGCCCTGCTCGTGTGCGTGGCCCTGGCCGGCGAGGCGGTGGAACTCTTTGCCCAGCTTTTCGGGGCCAAACGCTACGGGGCCAGCGGCAAGGGCAATCTGGGCGGCTTTCTGGGCGCTTTTGGCGGGGCGCTGTGCGGCGCGCCGTTTTTCCTGGGCCTCGGAGCCCTTTTCGGGGCCGTTGCCGGGGCGTTTTTCGGCTGCTATATGTTCGAGCGGCTGCATGGCCGCGACGACGCCGAGGCCCGGCGCGCCGCCCTGGGCGCCCTGTACGGCAAGGTCTTTGGCCTCACGGCCAAGGTGGCCTGCGGCGTCGTCATGTGGACGGCCAGCGCCCGGGAACTCTGGCCGGCCTGA
- the rpsF gene encoding 30S ribosomal protein S6 translates to MRKYEALLLLSPELATDNRQEIVENLKGVLERQGTTMLSVDEWGMKDLAYPVQKKTRGHYTRFEFAAPATAIAEFERIVRITDGVMKFITVKLADKYVPEGA, encoded by the coding sequence ATGCGGAAGTACGAAGCCTTGTTGCTGCTCTCCCCGGAGCTGGCGACGGACAATCGGCAGGAGATCGTCGAGAACCTCAAGGGTGTTCTCGAACGCCAGGGAACCACCATGCTCAGCGTTGACGAGTGGGGCATGAAGGATCTGGCCTATCCGGTGCAGAAAAAGACCCGCGGCCACTACACCCGTTTTGAATTCGCCGCCCCGGCCACGGCCATCGCCGAATTCGAACGCATTGTGCGCATCACCGACGGCGTCATGAAGTTCATCACCGTCAAGCTTGCCGACAAATACGTGCCTGAGGGAGCCTAG
- the dnaB gene encoding replicative DNA helicase → METPRKKPRNARAAGSGSGEPLTGQALERVSSDVLRKVPPQNLEAEQSVLGGILLKNATLFNLVDVIGEDDFYSPAHRFIYQAILDLARRNAPVDLVSLAEALRASGKLDEVGGPAYLAELASATVSAANAAHHAEIVREKSVQRRLISTAVDIISSCYEGAQTTEQLLDASEQAIFSIADSKATKGLKSSKDIIHNVFEQIEQRMENKELVTGVASGYYQFDEMTAGLQPSDLIIVAGRPSMGKTAFAMNVAMRAAAMSAIPTAVFSLEMSMEQIMQRMLCCWGKVDLAKLRRARLDDEDWSRLYDAANHLSASPIFVDDTPAITTMDLRARCRRLKAEHGLGLIMVDYLQLMRASRHIDSREQEISDISRSLKALAKELHVPVVALSQLNRKVEERADKRPMMSDLRESGAIEQDADVIIFLYRAAAYKKKEELTPEDNVAEVIIGKQRNGPTGMVKLLFLKESTAFENLSDIPPPSEFGMG, encoded by the coding sequence ATGGAAACTCCACGGAAGAAACCGCGTAACGCCAGAGCCGCCGGCTCGGGAAGCGGCGAACCGCTGACCGGGCAGGCCCTGGAGCGGGTCTCTTCCGACGTCCTGCGAAAAGTTCCCCCCCAGAACCTCGAAGCCGAACAGTCGGTTTTGGGGGGGATTCTCCTCAAAAACGCCACGCTTTTCAATCTCGTCGACGTCATCGGCGAGGACGATTTCTATTCCCCGGCCCACCGCTTCATCTATCAGGCCATCCTTGATCTGGCCCGGCGCAACGCCCCGGTGGACCTCGTGTCCCTGGCCGAAGCCCTGCGCGCCTCGGGCAAGCTCGACGAGGTCGGCGGCCCGGCCTATCTGGCCGAACTGGCCTCGGCCACGGTCTCGGCCGCCAACGCCGCCCACCACGCTGAGATCGTCCGCGAAAAGTCCGTCCAGCGCCGGCTCATCAGCACCGCCGTGGACATCATCAGCAGCTGCTACGAAGGGGCCCAGACCACCGAACAGCTTCTGGATGCCTCCGAGCAGGCCATTTTTTCCATCGCCGACTCCAAGGCCACCAAGGGGCTCAAGTCCTCCAAGGACATCATCCACAACGTGTTCGAGCAGATCGAACAGCGCATGGAGAACAAGGAACTCGTCACCGGCGTGGCCTCGGGCTACTACCAGTTCGACGAGATGACCGCCGGTCTCCAGCCCTCCGATCTCATCATCGTGGCCGGCCGGCCGTCCATGGGCAAGACCGCCTTTGCCATGAACGTGGCCATGCGCGCCGCCGCCATGTCGGCCATTCCCACGGCCGTTTTTTCGCTGGAAATGTCCATGGAGCAGATCATGCAGCGCATGCTGTGCTGCTGGGGCAAGGTCGATCTGGCCAAGCTGCGCCGGGCGCGGCTTGACGACGAGGACTGGTCGCGGCTCTACGACGCGGCCAATCATCTGTCCGCCTCGCCCATTTTCGTGGACGACACCCCGGCCATCACCACCATGGACCTGCGCGCCCGCTGCCGCCGCCTCAAGGCCGAGCACGGCCTGGGGCTCATCATGGTGGACTACCTCCAGCTCATGCGCGCCTCGCGCCACATCGACTCCCGCGAGCAGGAAATTTCCGACATCTCCCGCAGCTTAAAAGCCCTGGCCAAGGAGCTGCACGTGCCGGTGGTGGCCCTGTCCCAGCTCAACCGCAAGGTCGAGGAGCGCGCCGACAAACGCCCCATGATGTCCGACCTGCGCGAATCCGGGGCCATCGAACAGGACGCCGACGTCATCATCTTTCTCTACCGAGCCGCCGCCTATAAGAAAAAAGAAGAGCTCACCCCCGAGGACAACGTGGCCGAGGTCATCATCGGCAAGCAGCGAAACGGCCCCACGGGCATGGTGAAGCTGCTGTTCCTCAAGGAATCCACGGCGTTTGAGAACCTCTCCGACATCCCGCCCCCGTCCGAATTCGGCATGGGCTGA